In Nocardioides jishulii, the DNA window ACCATCGTCTCCTTCCCGATCCGCGCGATCGGCTGGCTGCTGGGTGAGTTCCCCCGCAGCGTCGTGGGCTACGAGCGCACCCGGGCCGTGCTCGAGGCGACCGGCAGCATGCCCCACGGCGCAGCGCCCGCCCCCGACGGAGCCACCGGCGCACACCTCACCGTGGAGGGTGTGGAGTACGCCTACGACGAGACCCCGGTGCTGCGGGGCGTCGACTTCGAGGCGGCGCCGGGGCACAGCGTCGCCGTGGTCGGCTCCACCGCCTCGGGCAAGAGCACGCTGACCCAGCTGCTGGCCCGCCTGATGGATCCCGACGCCGGAACCATCCGCATCGACGGGGTCGACCTGCGTGACCTCGCCCCCGGCGAGCTCTCCCGCGTGGTGGCCGTCGTGCCGCAGACCGCCTTCCTCTTCGACGACACCGTGCGGGGCAACGTGACCCTGGGCGCCGACGTCAGCGACGACGAGGTGTGGTCGGTGCTGCGCACCGCCCAGGCCGAGGAGTTCGTACGCGCACTGCCCCTGGGCCTCGACACGCCGCTGGGGGAGCGCGGCACCTCGCTCTCCGGTGGCCAGCGCCAGCGCCTGTCGTTGGCCCGCGCGCTGCTGCGCCGGCCCCGACTCCTGGTGCTCGACGACGCCACCAGCGCGGTGGACCCCGAGGTCGAGCAGCGGATCCTGGCCTCGCTGCGGTCCGGCGCGGCCGGTGACACCACGTTGGTCGTCGTGGCCTACCGCAAGGCCACCATCGCACTGGCCGACGAGGTGGTGCACCTGGAGAACGGTCGCGTCGTCGACCGCGGCCCGCATGCCGACCTGCTCGCGCGCAACGCGTCGTACGCCCGCTTGGTCAACGCCTACGAGCAGCCGCGCGCGGCCGCCGAGGAGGTGCTCGGATGAGCTTGCGACCCGGTGCGACCGGACCTGTCGGCAGCCAGGTCTCCTCGGGCGAGGAGATCGGCGCCGTCGAGACGATCCGTCGCGGCATCGCCCAGACCCCCGAGCTCGTGCACGGGATCGGCTGGACCCTCTTCTTCGCGGTCGTGGCCTCGCTCGGCCAGGTCATCGTGCCCATCGCCGTGCAGCAGACGCTCGACCGTGGGCTCAACGCCCCCGGTGGGCCGGACCTGTCGTTCGTGACGTGGATGGGCGTCGCGGCCTTCTTCGGCCTCGTCGTCACCAGCGTGGCGTCGTACTTCATGACGTCGCGGCTCTTCACGACCAGTGAGCGCGGCCTGGCCACGCTGCGCACCAAGGCGTTCCGCCACATCCACGACCTCTCGCTGCTCACCCAGAGCACGGAGCGTCGTGGGGCGCTGGTCTCGCGCGTCACCAGTGACGTCGACCAGGTCAGCCAGTTCCTCGTCTACGGCGGGCTGCTGCTGGTGATCAGCGTCGGCCAGGTGCTCGTGGCGACCGTGATCATGGCCGTCTACTCGTGGCAGCTGTGCCTGGTGGTCTGGCTCTGCTTCGCGCCGCTCTTCATCTCCATCCGCTACTTCCAGCGCAAGCTCTCCGACGCCTACGGGCTCGTGCGCCGTCAGGCCGGCGCCATGCTGTCGGCGGTCTCCGAGCCTGTCGTCGGCGCCTCGGTGGTCCGGTCGTACGCGGTGCAGGAGCGCACCCAGGACCGCATCGACGAGGCGATCGACGGCTTCAAGGCCGCGAGCACCAGGGCCCAGCAGTTCACGGTCATCTCGTTCTCCCTGGGCGGGATCTCCGCCGGCCTGGCCAACGCGGGTGTCCTGGTGATCGGCGTGCTCCTGGGCCTCACCGGCGAGATGACGGCAGGAACCGTCCTCGCCTTCGCCTTCCTGGTGACGCTCTTCGTGGGCCCGGTGCAGATGGGCACCCAGATCATCACCGACGCGCAGAACGCCATCGCCAGCTGGCGTCGGGTGATCGGCATCCTCGAAACCCCCGCCGACGTGGTCGACCCCGGTGAGGACGCCACGCACCTGCCGCGCGGCCCCATGGACGTCCGCTTCGAGGACGTCTCCTTCGCCTACCCCGGCGGTCCGTTGGTGCTGCGTGACGTCGACCTCGAGTTCCGGGCCGGGACCCGGGTGGCGATCGTCGGCGAGACCGGGTCGGGCAAGTCCACCTTCGCCAAGCTCCTCACCCGCCTCATGGACCCCACCACCGGACGCGTCCTGCTCGACGGCGTCGACGTGCGCGAGGTGGCCCACTCCAGCCTGCGCCGCGGCGTGGTGCTGGTGCCGCAGGAGGGATTCCTCTTCGACGACACCATCGCCGCCAACGTGCGCTACGGCCGACTGGAGGCCACGGAGGAGGAGATCGTCCGTGCCGCCGAGGAGCTCGGACTCGCCGACTGGCTCGCGGGCCTGCCCTCGGGCGTACGCACCATGGTCGGTCAGCGCGGAGAGTCGCTGTCGGCGGGTGAGCGGCAGCTCGTCGCGCTGCTCCGGGCCCACCTGGCCGATCCCGACCTGCTGGTCCTGGACGAGGCCACGAGTGCCGTCGACCCCGAGCTCGAGGTGCGCATCGGGCGGGCGCTCGAGCGCCTCATGACGGGACGGACCTCGGTCACCATCGCGCATCGCCTCAGCACCGCCGAGCAGGCCGACGAGGTCGTCGTGGTCGACGCCGGACGCGTCGTCCAGCGCGGCTCGCACGCCGAGCTGGTCACCCAGCCCGACCTGCCCTACGCGCGCCTGCACGCCTCCTGGGTGGCCCAGCACGGACGGTGAGGCGTCGCCGGGCCCACCGCAGGAGTCCGGCACGGACGTCTCACCCGGCACCGGCGATACTGGGGGCGTGACTGCACTCGACCCCGACATCGCCGCCAGGCTCAAGCGCAACTCCGACGGGCTGGTGCCCGCCGTCGTGCAGCAGCACGACAGCGGCGAGGTGCTGATGCTCGGCTGGATGGACGACGAGGCCCTGGCCCGCACCCTGTCGACGGGCCGCGCCACCTACTGGTCGCGCAGCCGTCAGGAGTACTGGGTCAAGGGGGAGACCTCCGGCCACGTGCAGTGGGTCAAGGAGGTCCGCCTCGACTGCGACAAGGACACCCTGCTGGTCAAGGTCGACCAGGAGGGGGCGGCCTGCCACACCGGCGACGCGACCTGCTTCGACGCCGACCTGCTCCCCGTGGTGACCGGTCGTGGCTGACCGGTCCTTCGGTCCCACCGTCCTCGCCGGTCTGGCGGGGGCGGGTCTGGCCGCCACGGCGGGGCACCGTGACTGGGTCGAGCTCACCGCCCCCGGCGGTGGGCAGGCCGCGGCCGACTGGTTCTGGCAGAACGCGCCCGGCCTGGGCCAGATGCCGGCCTCGGGGGCGCTCGGCCTGGTGGCGCTCGCCTCCTGGGGCGTGCTGCTGGTCAGCCGTGGTGCCTGGCGCCGCGTGGTGGCTGCCGTGGGCCTGCTGGCGTCGCTGGGGCTCGCCGCGGTCTGGGTGACCGGCCTGCTCACCTTGCGCGACGACGTCTCCGCCGAGGTGCGAGGCGCCGACCTGGCCGCGGGC includes these proteins:
- a CDS encoding Trp biosynthesis-associated membrane protein, producing the protein MADRSFGPTVLAGLAGAGLAATAGHRDWVELTAPGGGQAAADWFWQNAPGLGQMPASGALGLVALASWGVLLVSRGAWRRVVAAVGLLASLGLAAVWVTGLLTLRDDVSAEVRGADLAAGWSVEWTSWFVLAGIALVLLVPAHVVALVRLPRWPAMGSRYDAPTIRSGSRPAVAPSPAPAADLSEEDPADVWKAIDEGRDPTERADP
- the hisI gene encoding phosphoribosyl-AMP cyclohydrolase, coding for MTALDPDIAARLKRNSDGLVPAVVQQHDSGEVLMLGWMDDEALARTLSTGRATYWSRSRQEYWVKGETSGHVQWVKEVRLDCDKDTLLVKVDQEGAACHTGDATCFDADLLPVVTGRG
- a CDS encoding ABC transporter ATP-binding protein — translated: MAVRREPWVFALSTVGSVLFAVLTVADAWVLGWSTDHVVVPAFENGEIGASMLWAVVALFVGVALLRAVGIVARRLGAGIMQYRMQAHTRREVTRKYLELPMEWHQRHPTGQLLSNASSDVEAAWAPIAPFPMALGTVVMMVIAVVQMLAADLVLALVGLLVFPAVLVANVVYQRLASPLMTRAQRLRAEVAEVAHESFDGAMVVKTLGREGEETARFATKVEELREVNTRAGRVRAAFDPVLAALPNLGVLVVLAVGVARVQSGATDAGDVVTVAYLLTIVSFPIRAIGWLLGEFPRSVVGYERTRAVLEATGSMPHGAAPAPDGATGAHLTVEGVEYAYDETPVLRGVDFEAAPGHSVAVVGSTASGKSTLTQLLARLMDPDAGTIRIDGVDLRDLAPGELSRVVAVVPQTAFLFDDTVRGNVTLGADVSDDEVWSVLRTAQAEEFVRALPLGLDTPLGERGTSLSGGQRQRLSLARALLRRPRLLVLDDATSAVDPEVEQRILASLRSGAAGDTTLVVVAYRKATIALADEVVHLENGRVVDRGPHADLLARNASYARLVNAYEQPRAAAEEVLG
- a CDS encoding ABC transporter ATP-binding protein, which gives rise to MSLRPGATGPVGSQVSSGEEIGAVETIRRGIAQTPELVHGIGWTLFFAVVASLGQVIVPIAVQQTLDRGLNAPGGPDLSFVTWMGVAAFFGLVVTSVASYFMTSRLFTTSERGLATLRTKAFRHIHDLSLLTQSTERRGALVSRVTSDVDQVSQFLVYGGLLLVISVGQVLVATVIMAVYSWQLCLVVWLCFAPLFISIRYFQRKLSDAYGLVRRQAGAMLSAVSEPVVGASVVRSYAVQERTQDRIDEAIDGFKAASTRAQQFTVISFSLGGISAGLANAGVLVIGVLLGLTGEMTAGTVLAFAFLVTLFVGPVQMGTQIITDAQNAIASWRRVIGILETPADVVDPGEDATHLPRGPMDVRFEDVSFAYPGGPLVLRDVDLEFRAGTRVAIVGETGSGKSTFAKLLTRLMDPTTGRVLLDGVDVREVAHSSLRRGVVLVPQEGFLFDDTIAANVRYGRLEATEEEIVRAAEELGLADWLAGLPSGVRTMVGQRGESLSAGERQLVALLRAHLADPDLLVLDEATSAVDPELEVRIGRALERLMTGRTSVTIAHRLSTAEQADEVVVVDAGRVVQRGSHAELVTQPDLPYARLHASWVAQHGR